The Chroicocephalus ridibundus unplaced genomic scaffold, bChrRid1.1 SCAFFOLD_253, whole genome shotgun sequence genome contains a region encoding:
- the LOC134509359 gene encoding zinc finger protein 260-like isoform X1 yields MSVTFEDVAIYFCPEEWAELAGWQRRLYREVMLENYQAVAWLGWCAVKPEIICKMEREETPCVPECPGARRRHRSPEPDGDVPMRRKDGEVPEGPPDPTTLLPGMPEQGGRQSGGLPAKVLLAQPLHSPPAPKRPHACTKSGKSFGKIQDLKNHQQMHTVARPFSCRQCGRRFRLKQFLVSHQKVHSGKKPFSCVDCGKCFAQRDRLLIHRRVHTGEKPFTCSHCGHRFRQKYHLVSHQWVHTRELPFACTRCPMAFGDKQILTIHERGHIGERPFRCDRCPKAFRRKQALTVHQRVHTGERPFACPRCPKAFKDKTALTTHQLVHTEERPFACDRCPKAFKDKKTLTVHQRVHTVECPFACPHCPKAFKDKKSLTIHQWVHTGEHPFACANCPKAFKDKRTLTIHQRVHSGERPFTCTHCPMAFKKKKTLRVHQLVHSVERPYACPSCPKAFKQKQALTVHQRVHTGERPFACAHCPKAFKQKQALTVHQRVHNGERPFLCAHCPKTFKQKQALTIHQRIHLGERPFACPHCPKAFRDKQILTIHQRVHTGERPFACPHCPKAFKHRSAFTVHQRIHTGHKPYKCSECGKTYVWKNGLSRHQQKHQGPPAAPECGQQEEGVRPQPGGQAEAQPFHCDACEKQFRDEGSMLAHQCTPSTPSLRPPPPPGTPETPVPGPAARPGSPPLSVDAVSLRWELQHPSSLLLGLLLPPPPRPGTQPPAGQAARDHGPSRESGQTEGERWASERQPPHRGFSICRLQEGAREGTASGLS; encoded by the exons ATGTCGGTGACGTTCGAGGACGTGGCCATCTACTTCTGCCCCGAGGAGTGGGCCGAGCTGGCGGGCTGGCAGCGGCGGCTCTACCGGGAGGTGATGCTGGAGAACTACCAGGCGGTGGCCTGGCTGG GCTGGTGCGCCGTCAAGCCGGAGATCATCTGCAAGATGGAGCGAGAAGAGACGCCGTGTGTGCCAGAGTGCCCTGGGGCGCGGCGGAGGCACCGCAGCCCTGAGCCAG acGGTGACGTCCCGATGcggaggaaggatggggaggtccCCGAGGGGCCGCCAGACCCCACCACCCTGCTCCCGGGGATGCCTGAGCAGGGTGGAAGACAGTCCGGGGGCCTCCCAGCCAAGGTACTGCTGGCTCAGCCACTCCACAGCCCACCAGCCCCCAAGAGACCCCACGCCTGCACCAAGAGTGGGAAGAGCTTCGGCAAGATCCAGGACCTGAAGAATCACCAGCAGATGCACACGGTGGCACGGCCCTTCTCCTGCCGGCAGTGCGGCCGCCGCTTTCGGCTGAAGCAGTTCCTGGTGTCCCACCAGAAGGTGCACAGCGGGAAGAAGCCCTTCAGCTGTGTTGACTGTGGCAAGTGCTTCGCTCAGAGGGATCGCCTGCTGATCCATCGGCGTGTGCACACCGGCGAGAAGCCCTTCACCTGCAGCCACTGCGGCCACCGCTTCAGGCAGAAGTACCACCTGGTCAGCCACCAGTGGGTCCACACCAGGGAACTCCCCTTTGCCTGCACCCGCTGCCCCATGGCCTTTGGGGACAAGCAGATCCTCACCATCCACGAGCGTGGCCACATCGGGGAGCGCCCCTTCCGCTGCGACCGCTGCCCCAAGGCCTTTAGGCGCAAGCAGGCCCTCACCgtccaccagcgggtccacaccggggagcgTCCATTTgcctgcccccgctgccccaaggccttcaagGATAAGACGGCCCTCACCACCCACCAGCTGGTCCACACCGAGGAGCGCCCCTTCGCCTGTGACCgctgccccaaggccttcaagGACAAAAAGACCCTCACTgtccaccagcgggtccacaccgTCGAGTGCCCCTTCGcctgcccccactgccccaaggccttcaagGACAAGAAGTCCCTCACCATCCACCAGTGGGTCCATACTGGGGAGCACCCCTTTGCCTGCGCCAactgccccaaggccttcaagGACAAGAGGACCCTCACCATCCACCAGCGGGTTCACAGCGGGGAGCGCCCCTTCACCTGCACCCACTGCCCCATGGCCTTCAAGAAGAAGAAGACCCTCAGAGTCCACCAGCTGGTCCACAGCGTAGAGCGCCCATAtgcctgcccctcctgccccaaggccttcaagCAGAAGCAGGCCCTCACCgtccaccagcgggtccacaccggggagcgccccTTTGCCTGCGCCCactgccccaaggccttcaagCAGAAGCAGGCCCTCACTGTCCACCAGCGGGTGCACAACGGGGAGCGCCCCTTCCTCTGCGCCCACTGCCCCAAGACGTTCAAGCAGAAGCAGGCCCTCACCATCCACCAACGCATCCACCTTGGGGAGCGCCCCTTCGcctgcccccactgccccaaGGCCTTCAGGGACAAGCAGATCCTCACCatccaccagcgggtccacaccggggagcgccccttcgcctgcccccactgccccaaggccttcaagCACAGGAGCGCCTTCACCGTCCACCAGCGCATCCACACCGGTCACAAGCCCTACAAGTGCAGCGAGTGCGGCAAGACCTATGTCTGGAAGAACGGCCTGAGTCGCCACCAGCAGAAGCACCAGGGGCCGCCGGCAGCGccagagtgtggccagcaggaggagggggtccGGCCGCAGCCGGGGGGACAGGCGGAGGCCCAGCCCTTCCACTGTGACGCCTGTGAGAAGCAGTTTCGGGACGAAGGCAGCATGCTGGCTCACCagtgcacccccagcacccccagcctgcgaCCGCCTCCGCCGCCCGGCACCCCTGAAACTCCTGTTCCGGGGCCCGCAGCTCGTCCTGGCTCGCCGCCCCTCTCCGTGGACGCTGTGAGTCTGAGGTGGGAGCTGCAGCACCCCTCGTCCCTCCTGCTCGGGCTGTTGTTGCCACCTCCACCTCGCCCTGGCACCCAGCCGCCTGCCGGCCAGGCCGCCCGTGACCACGGGCCTTCCCGGGAGTCGGGGCAGACGGAGGGTGAGCGCTGGGCGTCTGAAAGGCAACCCCCCCACCGAGGGTTCAGCATCTGCCGTTTGCAGGAGGGTGCGCGGGAAGGAACGGCTTCGGGTTTGTCCTGA
- the LOC134509359 gene encoding zinc finger protein 260-like isoform X2, with protein sequence MSVTFEDVAIYFCPEEWAELAGWQRRLYREVMLENYQAVAWLGWCAVKPEIICKMEREETPCVPECPGARRRHRSPEPADGDVPMRRKDGEVPEGPPDPTTLLPGMPEQGGRQSGGLPAKVLLAQPLHSPPAPKRPHACTKSGKSFGKIQDLKNHQQMHTVARPFSCRQCGRRFRLKQFLVSHQKVHSGKKPFSCVDCGKCFAQRDRLLIHRRVHTGEKPFTCSHCGHRFRQKYHLVSHQWVHTRELPFACTRCPMAFGDKQILTIHERGHIGERPFRCDRCPKAFRRKQALTVHQRVHTGERPFACPRCPKAFKDKTALTTHQLVHTEERPFACDRCPKAFKDKKTLTVHQRVHTVECPFACPHCPKAFKDKKSLTIHQWVHTGEHPFACANCPKAFKDKRTLTIHQRVHSGERPFTCTHCPMAFKKKKTLRVHQLVHSVERPYACPSCPKAFKQKQALTVHQRVHTGERPFACAHCPKAFKQKQALTVHQRVHNGERPFLCAHCPKTFKQKQALTIHQRIHLGERPFACPHCPKAFRDKQILTIHQRVHTGERPFACPHCPKAFKHRSAFTVHQRIHTGHKPYKCSECGKTYVWKNGLSRHQQKHQGPPAAPECGQQEEGVRPQPGGQAEAQPFHCDACEKQFRDEGSMLAHQCTPSTPSLRPPPPPGTPETPVPGPAARPGSPPLSVDAVSLRRVRGKERLRVCPEEESGARELACCGEQRPARSITRV encoded by the exons ATGTCGGTGACGTTCGAGGACGTGGCCATCTACTTCTGCCCCGAGGAGTGGGCCGAGCTGGCGGGCTGGCAGCGGCGGCTCTACCGGGAGGTGATGCTGGAGAACTACCAGGCGGTGGCCTGGCTGG GCTGGTGCGCCGTCAAGCCGGAGATCATCTGCAAGATGGAGCGAGAAGAGACGCCGTGTGTGCCAGAGTGCCCTGGGGCGCGGCGGAGGCACCGCAGCCCTGAGCCAG cagacGGTGACGTCCCGATGcggaggaaggatggggaggtccCCGAGGGGCCGCCAGACCCCACCACCCTGCTCCCGGGGATGCCTGAGCAGGGTGGAAGACAGTCCGGGGGCCTCCCAGCCAAGGTACTGCTGGCTCAGCCACTCCACAGCCCACCAGCCCCCAAGAGACCCCACGCCTGCACCAAGAGTGGGAAGAGCTTCGGCAAGATCCAGGACCTGAAGAATCACCAGCAGATGCACACGGTGGCACGGCCCTTCTCCTGCCGGCAGTGCGGCCGCCGCTTTCGGCTGAAGCAGTTCCTGGTGTCCCACCAGAAGGTGCACAGCGGGAAGAAGCCCTTCAGCTGTGTTGACTGTGGCAAGTGCTTCGCTCAGAGGGATCGCCTGCTGATCCATCGGCGTGTGCACACCGGCGAGAAGCCCTTCACCTGCAGCCACTGCGGCCACCGCTTCAGGCAGAAGTACCACCTGGTCAGCCACCAGTGGGTCCACACCAGGGAACTCCCCTTTGCCTGCACCCGCTGCCCCATGGCCTTTGGGGACAAGCAGATCCTCACCATCCACGAGCGTGGCCACATCGGGGAGCGCCCCTTCCGCTGCGACCGCTGCCCCAAGGCCTTTAGGCGCAAGCAGGCCCTCACCgtccaccagcgggtccacaccggggagcgTCCATTTgcctgcccccgctgccccaaggccttcaagGATAAGACGGCCCTCACCACCCACCAGCTGGTCCACACCGAGGAGCGCCCCTTCGCCTGTGACCgctgccccaaggccttcaagGACAAAAAGACCCTCACTgtccaccagcgggtccacaccgTCGAGTGCCCCTTCGcctgcccccactgccccaaggccttcaagGACAAGAAGTCCCTCACCATCCACCAGTGGGTCCATACTGGGGAGCACCCCTTTGCCTGCGCCAactgccccaaggccttcaagGACAAGAGGACCCTCACCATCCACCAGCGGGTTCACAGCGGGGAGCGCCCCTTCACCTGCACCCACTGCCCCATGGCCTTCAAGAAGAAGAAGACCCTCAGAGTCCACCAGCTGGTCCACAGCGTAGAGCGCCCATAtgcctgcccctcctgccccaaggccttcaagCAGAAGCAGGCCCTCACCgtccaccagcgggtccacaccggggagcgccccTTTGCCTGCGCCCactgccccaaggccttcaagCAGAAGCAGGCCCTCACTGTCCACCAGCGGGTGCACAACGGGGAGCGCCCCTTCCTCTGCGCCCACTGCCCCAAGACGTTCAAGCAGAAGCAGGCCCTCACCATCCACCAACGCATCCACCTTGGGGAGCGCCCCTTCGcctgcccccactgccccaaGGCCTTCAGGGACAAGCAGATCCTCACCatccaccagcgggtccacaccggggagcgccccttcgcctgcccccactgccccaaggccttcaagCACAGGAGCGCCTTCACCGTCCACCAGCGCATCCACACCGGTCACAAGCCCTACAAGTGCAGCGAGTGCGGCAAGACCTATGTCTGGAAGAACGGCCTGAGTCGCCACCAGCAGAAGCACCAGGGGCCGCCGGCAGCGccagagtgtggccagcaggaggagggggtccGGCCGCAGCCGGGGGGACAGGCGGAGGCCCAGCCCTTCCACTGTGACGCCTGTGAGAAGCAGTTTCGGGACGAAGGCAGCATGCTGGCTCACCagtgcacccccagcacccccagcctgcgaCCGCCTCCGCCGCCCGGCACCCCTGAAACTCCTGTTCCGGGGCCCGCAGCTCGTCCTGGCTCGCCGCCCCTCTCCGTGGACGCTGTGAGTCTGAG GAGGGTGCGCGGGAAGGAACGGCTTCGGGTTTGTCCTGAGGAGGAAAGCGGTGCCCGGGAGCTTGCCTGCTGCGGGGAGCAGAGACCGGCGCGGAGCATCACGCGCGTTTGA
- the LOC134509359 gene encoding zinc finger protein 260-like isoform X3 encodes MSVTFEDVAIYFCPEEWAELAGWQRRLYREVMLENYQAVAWLGWCAVKPEIICKMEREETPCVPECPGARRRHRSPEPADGDVPMRRKDGEVPEGPPDPTTLLPGMPEQGGRQSGGLPAKVLLAQPLHSPPAPKRPHACTKSGKSFGKIQDLKNHQQMHTVARPFSCRQCGRRFRLKQFLVSHQKVHSGKKPFSCVDCGKCFAQRDRLLIHRRVHTGEKPFTCSHCGHRFRQKYHLVSHQWVHTRELPFACTRCPMAFGDKQILTIHERGHIGERPFRCDRCPKAFRRKQALTVHQRVHTGERPFACPRCPKAFKDKTALTTHQLVHTEERPFACDRCPKAFKDKKTLTVHQRVHTVECPFACPHCPKAFKDKKSLTIHQWVHTGEHPFACANCPKAFKDKRTLTIHQRVHSGERPFTCTHCPMAFKKKKTLRVHQLVHSVERPYACPSCPKAFKQKQALTVHQRVHTGERPFACAHCPKAFKQKQALTVHQRVHNGERPFLCAHCPKTFKQKQALTIHQRIHLGERPFACPHCPKAFRDKQILTIHQRVHTGERPFACPHCPKAFKHRSAFTVHQRIHTGHKPYKCSECGKTYVWKNGLSRHQQKHQGPPAAPECGQQEEGVRPQPGGQAEAQPFHCDACEKQFRDEGSMLAHQCTPSTPSLRPPPPPGTPETPVPGPAARPGSPPLSVDAVSLRWELQHPSSLLLGLLLPPPPRPGTQPPAGQAARDHGPSRESGQTEGERWASERQPPHRGFSICRLQEGAREGTASGLS; translated from the exons ATGTCGGTGACGTTCGAGGACGTGGCCATCTACTTCTGCCCCGAGGAGTGGGCCGAGCTGGCGGGCTGGCAGCGGCGGCTCTACCGGGAGGTGATGCTGGAGAACTACCAGGCGGTGGCCTGGCTGG GCTGGTGCGCCGTCAAGCCGGAGATCATCTGCAAGATGGAGCGAGAAGAGACGCCGTGTGTGCCAGAGTGCCCTGGGGCGCGGCGGAGGCACCGCAGCCCTGAGCCAG cagacGGTGACGTCCCGATGcggaggaaggatggggaggtccCCGAGGGGCCGCCAGACCCCACCACCCTGCTCCCGGGGATGCCTGAGCAGGGTGGAAGACAGTCCGGGGGCCTCCCAGCCAAGGTACTGCTGGCTCAGCCACTCCACAGCCCACCAGCCCCCAAGAGACCCCACGCCTGCACCAAGAGTGGGAAGAGCTTCGGCAAGATCCAGGACCTGAAGAATCACCAGCAGATGCACACGGTGGCACGGCCCTTCTCCTGCCGGCAGTGCGGCCGCCGCTTTCGGCTGAAGCAGTTCCTGGTGTCCCACCAGAAGGTGCACAGCGGGAAGAAGCCCTTCAGCTGTGTTGACTGTGGCAAGTGCTTCGCTCAGAGGGATCGCCTGCTGATCCATCGGCGTGTGCACACCGGCGAGAAGCCCTTCACCTGCAGCCACTGCGGCCACCGCTTCAGGCAGAAGTACCACCTGGTCAGCCACCAGTGGGTCCACACCAGGGAACTCCCCTTTGCCTGCACCCGCTGCCCCATGGCCTTTGGGGACAAGCAGATCCTCACCATCCACGAGCGTGGCCACATCGGGGAGCGCCCCTTCCGCTGCGACCGCTGCCCCAAGGCCTTTAGGCGCAAGCAGGCCCTCACCgtccaccagcgggtccacaccggggagcgTCCATTTgcctgcccccgctgccccaaggccttcaagGATAAGACGGCCCTCACCACCCACCAGCTGGTCCACACCGAGGAGCGCCCCTTCGCCTGTGACCgctgccccaaggccttcaagGACAAAAAGACCCTCACTgtccaccagcgggtccacaccgTCGAGTGCCCCTTCGcctgcccccactgccccaaggccttcaagGACAAGAAGTCCCTCACCATCCACCAGTGGGTCCATACTGGGGAGCACCCCTTTGCCTGCGCCAactgccccaaggccttcaagGACAAGAGGACCCTCACCATCCACCAGCGGGTTCACAGCGGGGAGCGCCCCTTCACCTGCACCCACTGCCCCATGGCCTTCAAGAAGAAGAAGACCCTCAGAGTCCACCAGCTGGTCCACAGCGTAGAGCGCCCATAtgcctgcccctcctgccccaaggccttcaagCAGAAGCAGGCCCTCACCgtccaccagcgggtccacaccggggagcgccccTTTGCCTGCGCCCactgccccaaggccttcaagCAGAAGCAGGCCCTCACTGTCCACCAGCGGGTGCACAACGGGGAGCGCCCCTTCCTCTGCGCCCACTGCCCCAAGACGTTCAAGCAGAAGCAGGCCCTCACCATCCACCAACGCATCCACCTTGGGGAGCGCCCCTTCGcctgcccccactgccccaaGGCCTTCAGGGACAAGCAGATCCTCACCatccaccagcgggtccacaccggggagcgccccttcgcctgcccccactgccccaaggccttcaagCACAGGAGCGCCTTCACCGTCCACCAGCGCATCCACACCGGTCACAAGCCCTACAAGTGCAGCGAGTGCGGCAAGACCTATGTCTGGAAGAACGGCCTGAGTCGCCACCAGCAGAAGCACCAGGGGCCGCCGGCAGCGccagagtgtggccagcaggaggagggggtccGGCCGCAGCCGGGGGGACAGGCGGAGGCCCAGCCCTTCCACTGTGACGCCTGTGAGAAGCAGTTTCGGGACGAAGGCAGCATGCTGGCTCACCagtgcacccccagcacccccagcctgcgaCCGCCTCCGCCGCCCGGCACCCCTGAAACTCCTGTTCCGGGGCCCGCAGCTCGTCCTGGCTCGCCGCCCCTCTCCGTGGACGCTGTGAGTCTGAGGTGGGAGCTGCAGCACCCCTCGTCCCTCCTGCTCGGGCTGTTGTTGCCACCTCCACCTCGCCCTGGCACCCAGCCGCCTGCCGGCCAGGCCGCCCGTGACCACGGGCCTTCCCGGGAGTCGGGGCAGACGGAGGGTGAGCGCTGGGCGTCTGAAAGGCAACCCCCCCACCGAGGGTTCAGCATCTGCCGTTTGCAGGAGGGTGCGCGGGAAGGAACGGCTTCGGGTTTGTCCTGA
- the LOC134509366 gene encoding zinc finger protein OZF-like produces the protein MSVTFEDVAIYFCPEEWAELAGWQRRLYREVMLENYQAVAWLGWCAVKPEIICKMEREETPCVPECPGARRRHRSPEPADGDVPVQREVSGVPDVLITPTALLPGMPEQDRKRSRVLKANLLLAQLPCKPTAPKSPHTCAECGKSFSKVQDLKKHQQMHTVARRFSCRQCGRRFRLKKFLVSHQKVHGGEKRFGCVNCGKRFAQKHHLLSHQRVHTGEKPFTCSHCGHCFGHKNNLLRHQQVHIDERPFPCTRCPKAFWHKKSLTLHQRIHDGEHPFTCPCCHKAFRDKHAVTVHQRVHTGERPFTCSRCPKTFRDKHSLTIHQRVHTGERPFACARCPKAFRDKKTLTDHQRVHTGERPFACTSCPKVFREKKALTIHQRVHTGERPFACSRCPKAFRDKKSLTIHQWVHNGERPFTCSQCPKAFRDKHALNDHQWVHTGEKPYKCSNCGKSYSQKQHLKRHQRAHCGPPVVPEGSER, from the exons ATGTCGGTGACGTTCGAGGACGTGGCCATCTACTTCTGCCCCGAGGAGTGGGCCGAGCTGGCGGGCTGGCAGCGGCGGCTCTACCGGGAGGTGATGCTGGAGAACTACCAGGCGGTGGCCTGGCTGG GCTGGTGCGCCGTCAAGCCGGAGATCATCTGCAAGATGGAGCGAGAAGAGACGCCGTGTGTGCCAGAGTGCCCTGGGGCGCGGCGGAGGCACCGCAGCCCTGAGCCAG cagacGGTGATGTCCCGGTGCAGAGGGAGGTCAGTGGTGTCCCAGATGTCCTGATcacacccacagccctgctcccggGGATGCCTGAGCAGGACAGAAAGCGGTCGCGGGTCCTTAAGGCTAATCTGCTGCTTGCCCAACTCCCATGCAAACCCACGGCCCCCAAGAGCCCCCACACTTGCGCCGAGTGTGGAAAGAGCTTCAGTAAGGTCCAGGACCTGAAGAAGCACCAGCAGATGCACACGGTGGCACGACGCTTCTCCTGCCGGCAGTGCGGCCGCCGCTTTCGGCTGAAGAAGTTCCTGGTGTCGCACCAGAAGGTGCACGGTGGGGAGAAGCGCTTCGGCTGTGTCAACTGTGGCAAGCGCTTTGCTCAGAAGCATCACCTGCTGAGCCACCAGCGAGTGCACACCGGTGAGAAGCCCTTCACCTGCAGCCACTGCGGCCACTGTTTTGGCCACAAGAACAACCTGTTGCGCCACCAGCAGGTCCACATTGATGAGCGCCCATTCCCCTGCACCCGCTGCCCCAAGGCCTTCTGGCACAAAAAGTCCCTCACTCTCCACCAGCGGATCCATGATGGGGAGCACCCCTTCACCTGCCCCTGCTGCCACAAGGCCTTCAGGGACAAGCATGCCGTCACTgtccaccagcgggtccacaccggggagcgccccttcACCTGCAGCCGTTGCCCCAAGACCTTCAGGGACAAGCATTCCCTCACTatccaccagcgggtccacaccgGCGAGCGTCCATTTGCCTGTGCCCGCTGTCCCAAGGCCTTCAGGGACAAGAAGACCCTCACCGaccaccagcgggtccacaccggggagcgccccTTTGCCTGCACCAGCTGCCCCAAGGTCTTCAGGGAGAAGAAGGCCCTCACCATCCACCAACGGGTCCACACTGGGGAGCGCCCCTTTGCTTGCAGCCGCTGCCCCAAGGCCTTCAGAGATAAGAAGTCCCTCACCATCCACCAGTGGGTCCACAACGGGGAGCGCCCCTTCACCTGCAGCCAGTGCCCCAAGGCCTTCAGGGACAAGCACGCCCTCAACGACCACCAGTGGGTCCACACCGGGGAGAAGCCGTACAAGTGCAGCAATTGTGGCAAGTCCTACAGCCAGAAGCAGCACCTGAAGAGACACCAGCGGGCGCACTGTGGCCCGCCAGTGGTTCCGGAGGGCAGCGAGCGTTAG
- the LOC134509361 gene encoding zinc finger protein 883-like produces the protein MGAERRGGPANRGRGGRAGGGRSGRGGGGQAKHPQRSQPVPTAEGLQPSDHLHGPPLDPLQQVHVLRVLRAPELDTALQGASVLAAPVRLVPGGHLLRNAEHPTCISPEKALCGPPSPRGEPAARRAPGCCGKMSVTFEDVAIYFCPEEWAELAGWQRRLYREVMLENYQAVAWLGWCAVKPEIICKMEREETPCVPECPGARRRHRSPEPADGDVPMRREDGEVPGGLPDHERGGRQSGGLPAKVLPTRAPRTPLASKSPHACTKCGKSFGKIQDLKKHQQTHTGARPFSCWQCGRRFRLKQFLVSHQKVHSGKKPFGCTECGKRYAQKRDLLSHQRVHSGEKPFACGCCGRCFIHKNSLVRHQRVHMGDDPLPCNSCPKAFGYEQSHTKQLWVHSGERPFACAHCPKAFKDKKTLTNHQHVHTGERRFTCAHCPKAFRDRSALTVHQRLHTGERPFACIRCPKAFRDRSGLTVHQRVHTEERPFACDSCPKTFKEKQKLTVHQRVHTGELPFTCPHCPKAYTGKQALTRHQRVHTGELPFPCNSCPKAFREQSTLSAHKQIHTGERPFACAQCPKAFTLKNSLTRHQQVHTTARPFACSSCSKTFKYKQSLTVHERVHTGELPFACDRCPKAFRQKRVLTKHQRVHTGERPFACTRCPKAFRDMSALTKHQRVHAGEKP, from the exons atgggagcggagcggcggggcgggccggccaaTAGGGGCCGAGgggggcgggccggcggcgggcggagcggccgtggcggcggcgggcag gctaaacacccccaacgctctcagcctgtccccacagcagaggggctccagccctcggatcatcttcatggccctccgctggacccgctccaacaggtccatgtccttcgtgtgctgagggctccggagctggacacagcactccag GGAGCGTCCGTCCTCGCTGCGCCGGTGCGGCTGGTGCCGGGCGGGCATCTGCTGCGGAACGCGGAGCATCCCACCTGCATCTCCCCGGAGAAGGCCTTGTGCGGGCCTCCGTCTCCCCGTGGAGAGCCAGCGGCGCGCCGGGCTCCAGGCTGCTGCGGCAAG ATGTCGGTGACGTTCGAGGACGTGGCCATCTACTTCTGCCCCGAGGAGTGGGCCGAGCTGGCGGGCTGGCAGCGGCGGCTCTACCGGGAGGTGATGCTGGAGAACTACCAGGCGGTGGCCTGGCTGG GCTGGTGCGCCGTCAAGCCGGAGATCATCTGCAAGATGGAGCGAGAAGAGACGCCGTGTGTGCCAGAGTGCCCTGGGGCGCGGCGGAGGCACCGCAGCCCTGAGCCAG cagacGGTGACGTCCCGATGcggagggaggatggggaggtccccggggggctgccagACCATGAGCGGGGTGGAAGACAGTCCGGGGGCCTCCCAGCCAAGGTACTGCCAACTCGGGCCCCCCGCACCCCTCTGGCCAGCAAGAGCCCCCACGCCTGCACCAAGTGTGGGAAGAGCTTCGGCAAGATCCAGGACCTGAAGAAGCACCAGCAGACGCACACGGGTGCACggcccttctcctgctggcagTGCGGCCGCCGCTTTCGGCTGAAGCAGTTCCTGGTGTCCCACCAGAAGGTGCACAGCGGGAAGAAGCCCTTTGGCTGCACGGAATGCGGCAAGCGCTATGCTCAGAAGCGTGACCTGCTGAGCCACCAGCGAGTGCACTCTGGCGAGAAGCCCTTTGCCTGTGGCTGCTGTGGCCGCTGTTTTATCCACAAGAACAGCCTGGTCCGCCACCAGCGGGTCCACATGGGGGATGACCCATTGCCCTGCAACAGCTGCCCCAAGGCCTTCGGGTATGAACAGAGCCACACCAAACAGCTGTGGGTCCACAGCGGGGAGCGCCCGTTCGCCTGCGCCCactgccccaaggccttcaagGACAAGAAGACCCTCACCAACCACCAGCATGTCCACACCGGGGAGCGTCGCTTCACCTGCGCCCACTGCCCCAAGGCCTTCAGGGACCGGTCAGCCCTCACCGTCCACCAGCGGCtccacaccggggagcgccccttcGCCTGCATCCGCTGCCCCAAGGCCTTCAGGGACCGGTCGGGCCTCACCGTCCACCAACGCGTCCACACTGAGGAGCGCCCCTTTGCCTGCGACAGCTGCCCCAAGACATTCAAGGAGAAACAGAAGCTCACCGTCCACCAGCGTGTCCACACTGGGGAGCTCCCGTTCAcctgcccccactgccccaaGGCCTACACGGGCAAACAGGCGCTCACCAGACACCAGCGAGTTCACACCGGGGAGCTCCCCTTTCCCTGCAACAGCTGCCCCAAGGCCTTCAGGGAGCAGTCGACCCTCAGCGCCCACAAGCAGATCCACACCGGCGAGCGCCCTTTCGCCTGTGCCCAGTGTCCCAAGGCCTTCACTCTGAAGAATTCCCTCACCAGGCACCAGCAGGTCCACACCACAGCGCGCCCGTTCGCGTGCAGCAGCTGCTCGAAGACCTTCAAGTACAAGCAGTCCCTCACCGTCCACGAGCGGGTCCACACTGGGGAGCTCCCCTTTGCCTGCGACCGTTGCCCCAAGGCCTTCAGGCAGAAGAGGGTCCTCACCAAACACCAGCGAgtccacaccggggagcgccccttcGCCTGCACCCGCTGCCCCAAGGCCTTCAGGGACATGTCAGCCCTCACCAAACACCAGCGGGTCCACGCCGGCGAGAAGCCCTGA